A genomic window from Prunus persica cultivar Lovell chromosome G2, Prunus_persica_NCBIv2, whole genome shotgun sequence includes:
- the LOC18786790 gene encoding uncharacterized protein LOC18786790 codes for MSTSTSAHCLLLFLLCLSLHACNARRLGAVEKKPENKLHLVNKSTKEKGSDDNIPAVAKVKSFSSKAAPEVAKERSTAETHSDNSINTKEPTHTKASDVSRKTKRSASGAVEHHPTTVDADDDNKSSFDSVSWRVPHKKREVQKQPGFNLDYSPPKTHPPSHN; via the exons ATGTCAACAAGTACTAGTGCTCATtgccttcttcttttccttctttgccTTTCTTTGCATGCATGTAATGCCCGGCGTCTCGGTGCGGTTGAGAAGAAGCCTGAAAACAAACTTCATCTCGTCAACAAG AGTACTAAAGAAAAGGGTTCTGATGATAACATTCCAGCTGTGGCAAAGGTGAAGTCTTTCTCATCAAAGGCAGCACCTGAAGTGGCAAAAGAACGAAGCACAGCAGAGACTCACAGTGATAACAGTATCAACACTAAGGAGCCCACGCACACGAAAGCCAGTGATgtatcaagaaaaacaaagaggtCGGCCTCAGGTGCTGTTGAACATCATCCAACAACTGTAGATGCTGATGATGATAACAAGTCGTCTTTCGATTCGGTTTCATGGCGTGTTCCCCACAAGAAACGTGAAGTTCAGAAACAACCAGGGTTCAATCTGGACTACTCACCCCCAAAGACACACCCTCCTTCTCAcaactga